The genome window cttgaaaataaacGAGTTTGACCTTATCTTCCAGTCGTAACACAGTTCTGGATCTAATAAATGTCATAAATacctacaaaaaagaaaaaaagaaaaaagaaagactaaatTGATTGATAAAACGTTTTGAATGTTATAGGTTTAAAATATAGTTGCCTTAAAATTTATGGaactcaacaaaaaattttaggaattttaaatcttttttgaAATTCCACTTAtactattttagtatttttcatttttatttaaaattttaattaaatatatcttgctaaaaggaaacaaaaaagagatattagatattttgtttttcatttgtgtAAACTTAACTTGAACTCAAGAAGGgatacgtctacaacattttcataacaaattttatatggtaagtttttacttattttaattaaaatccatcattaaaatgatttttttgctaataaGTAATTGTCAGTAACAACTTTTCATTTAATATttgttgttaaaatattataaaaatattatagacgtTGAACATAGCATTTCTGAACTCATATATGTTATTTTCAATGTGAAtatgaaatctaaaattttaatgtagtttttgatgatttttatttttattttctattgttaacatttttattctcctttaaaaaaaaacggttttatttaaaaaagttttcaaattaaTTGTAGTGGGGATTAAATAATGTGGCCCAATATGGACGGAGCAGAGCCTTCGACCCTGCCCCGCTCAGCTCTACTTTAGTAACGTTACAGTACTTATTAGCCATTAGTACCTTCTGGCCTACATGTAATTAAGCCCGCACAGGGTCGCATCTGTTCTTGGGAGCCCAACCAAATACTGGACCACTGTGTTTTTTGCTTATATCAAGGGATTAGCGAATTACTAAACTACTGGATAAAGTTTCGGTTGCAAGGAAGGAAGCCCAATCTAATTGCAccatcttttcttttatcaataTATAGAGTCtcattccatcaaaaaaaaaaaaaaatatatatatatatatatatatatatatacagtctcattgaataagaaatagggttcaatttctatttatactaaaaattgattgttgtcttggtataatgataaagaattatcatCAAGAGTGGacgttttatatatattaacacCAACAAAATGAAATACAAGAGTTTAATTACAACCTCAAAAAGATCTCATtgtcattataaaaaaaaaacaaaaaaaaaaacctaataaacgAAAATATTTTATCGCACTTTGAATTCCAATGAAAATCACTTGTAATTAGAGGTGTACAGCTAACACGCCAAACCACCAAAATCAACTCGATCTAACCCAACTCAGTAagttgggttggtttttagGGGTTGGTAGGTTGGGTtgagttgtgaaattttttatttttttattttattttattttttttataccgTGGGTCAGGTTGGGTTTGAGTCATAAGATTCACAAATTCATCTAACTTGACCTGACCTAAcccacctatatttaatatatttttaaaattttaaaaatatattatacaatttttttatttacttttttgcttctttttctaaataaaatccaaaccctAAGTTCTCCTCATATAGTTTGTATTAGTTTGGTATTATATTCAGGattatttgaatataaatttgCTCTTATTTGTGGTAGTGTTATAAACTTCTaatactcaatttaataataatagtaattaaaaaaaatgtccaacTTGATTtacatgggttgggttggacccCTGTGATGGACtgagttgggttgaatttttttaactcactATAATGAGTTGGGTTGAAAAACTCCCCCTCAACTCGACCCATGCACATTAATACTTGTAACTTCAACTAGTTGGGAAATTACCCAAGTGTTTTAAGTCTCTAATGAAAGGAGATATTATTCACTTATACTAGAGGAGTCTTCCCTCCTCTCAATGGGAGTGTGGATCATACCATAAGTTCCACACAAGAAcccacatctctctctctctctccctcccctAAATATCCATTTTTGATATTAAACCTAagaatcttcttcttttttttttttttttcctcaaattgaAGAAGAGTAATGCTTATTTTGCACACactatttaatgaaaaaaagtgaGTAAAAGTATGCAATAGCAAATTACTCATTGTAAAATATTCTACGACTTCATATTGAATGTAGGATTCCAACTAAATCACCTCCTCGACTAGTTAGTTACAACTACTTGAATCAGATGCACATattaaatgttttaaatatgTTAACGGCTTAGGTTAGGACCACAAAAGGCGTGGGCTTGGAGCAGCGAAATTAGCATCGAGGCTAGTGTTGCATTTGAAGGGGAATCATGACTTTGGCATGTGATACACCCACCCAATTGACTGATTACAAGAATTTATGACAATTCCTGTCACTTTAGCTGAAGCATCACAGATCCAAGCAATAGATGTTGAATAGAATTGTACTTAATACTTATTATCTTGGACTTGCGACAAAATGCGTCACTTTTCTCATGGACTAGTATAAATCACCCTTTACACCACGTTGTTTGTACcttccattaaaaataaaaaaaagttcacGCCTGTCActcatgttttgttttttactttttttatttttatttttattttcagtttttgggTAGATAGTGAGTAAGAATGGGAAGGAGGGTAGGTGAGATGTGTGAAAGTTCTTTTGAGGCCTCAAAGTGAACGGCTTAAAGATAAGCTTACGGTACTGTACTAGCCACCAATAGAACAAAGTTTCAAGCTTGTAAGCatctccatttttatttttagtttctttttgaGCCATGCTGAAATTCCCAGTTAGCTATTTTGTTTCAACTCTTATTTTGTAGAAGGACACAGACAATACATAGGCATAGAAAGTGCTGATAATAGAAGGCAGTTaaagctagagagagagagagagagagcgaagagaaagaaagatggGCGTGGTGAAGGAGGCAATAGGAGATGCCTTATTGACATCCTTGTGGGTGTTCAGCACACCATTGATGGGAGTTCTTACTACTATCATAGCTACATACCTTGGTGTTCAAGCCAATCCATTGGCAGGCTTTTTCATCACCACCAACATCTCCACCATTCTTGTGTTGTCTTTCAGCATAATTGGCGCAGCCTTGGGTGGTGCTAGCTTCAATCCATCCACTACTCTCTCGTTCTACACAGCAGGTCTTAAACCTGAATCCTCTCTTATCTCCCTGGCCGCTCGCTTTCCGGCTCAGGCGGCTGGTGGAGTGGGTGGTGCCAAGGCTATACTACAATTGATGCCAAGCCAATACAAGCCCAGGCTAAAGGGACCTTTTTTGCGAGTGGACTTGCATACTGGAGCCATAGCAGAGGGGGTGTTGACTTTTCTGATTAACTTTACTATCCTTTTTATTGTGATCCGGGGTCCTAAAAACCCACTTTTGAAGGTGTGGTTGATTGCTGTGGCTACAATGGGTTTGGTTGTTGCAGGGTCTGGTTATACAGGGCCTTCCATGAATCCAGCCAACGCCTTTGGCTGGGCATTTGTGAACGATCGACATAACAGTTGGGaacatttttatgtttattggATTTGTCCCTTCGCTGGATCAGCTTTGGCTGCTTCGATCTTTCGATTTCTCTTTCTGTCACCAATCAAGCAGAAGAAAGCCTGAAGATACAAAATTTGTATGAGCTCTTGTCAAATGTCTTAAAGAGCTTAattccttctcttttcttttcttttcttcttttcagcTTTAGTAGCtttatagcttaagaaacagtGATATGATATGTCAACTAAGGAGTATATATGTTATGCTTCCAAAGAAATGGGATTATGCTGGAACTGAAGAAGATGTGAAAGCGTACAGGGCAATTTGAATGTTTGAGCTAGCTTGATTCAGTGGACAGCATGCGTGGGTTGGTTTGGCTGCTCATAGGTAATCAAGACTACAGGGAACTAGGAGTAAATCGTCCCAGTCATGTAAGTTGCCATATGGGAATTCGAGGCATCCAAACAAGCAATTCTGTAATATGAATCTTCTCCTTAATATAAAACTGTTCCATGGGCTTTACATAGTGCATATATCATTCAAAACTATTGCTTACCTGCATTTTTTAGTCCATTCTGTGGAATTCTTTTCCAACTGCATTCCTTTAATTTGTGCTGATTTAGACTTGGGGATAATCAGTGTTCTTCTATTTTAAGGTCGTACCCCTTCACAAAAACAGTTCGGGTTTTAGTGTAATGGCAAGTGTCGATTGAGTCTTGAAAttagccttaaaaaaaaaaaaaaaaaatgaaaagaagtaaGACTGCTTACCCATCAGATCTCCAGTACCATGTAGTAAATTAGATCTGTTTGTTTGGTAGGATagtttaagtaatattatttgtatttttttaaaataagtgtGAATGAAAAtagtgtaatattgtttaaaaactaaaaatatgtgtttaagaTGTTTTACTAAACGGATCTTAGTAGTGTGAGAACCATGTGTACTAGGTctcccaatttatttatttattttaatttttgaaaatgctAATTTATATTCTCAAACCCGTGATATGCcgcttttattttgtaaaccaTATTTTAAGTGTCTTCAAATCCAGGCTCATCACCGTTAATTTGGAGATTAATTCACAATCAAATCTTAATtcacaatcaaatcaaataatgGATGAGAGGCTGGGTTGTAGGATAAAATTTGCacagaaaattttcaatataatttttctaactcTCGCAAAAGATTGAGATTGAGGATTAATATAGTTGACAATTGAAAAGGGAAAAGgggaaattttattcaatcaaaaaGGGGAAAAGCAAAATTATATTCGAGTTTGGAAAAAGCACACGAAACGTAGCCAAGAAAAGGCATACAatatacaataatatatatcataaacattaaaattaaaacttggAAGTCTTTCTCaccattgaagaaaagaaaactcacaATATTCTAGTACATGAAACTTCTAATTTTAACAAGCATATTCTTGTTTAAGATACGATAGGATGAGTAAATTCATCACTACCACTACAATTAATTAATGCTCCCTATGTTTGCCTTCCACTATTTAGTTTTGTGAAAACACAAGGACAAAGGGGCAGATAGACTTTTGGACCATGTTTACAGTCTGCAATTCACGATCACAAAAGGTTACAAACTTGAAGTTGTAAAGGGGAACTCTTCTTATTGTAAGTACAAGAACATAGGATCATTACCAAGCACATTGCAGCAAAAGCAGCACTTAAATGGATGCATCTCACTGCTGCTCAGTGATTCTAGTTCTGTACAAGAAGATCAAAGGAAGCCATTCTCAAAAGACCGTCAAATGATCCAATTCCATAGCCTTATATAGGCCACACTCCTTAGCCTGATCCGTTTCCTCCCACCACCACATCCCTTCCTTCTCATACCCAAATGAATTATATCCATGAAAAGGAATACTGTTAAATAGCACATTTATGGCTAGAAGGAAGCTCCAGTATTCTTGGTTTTCCACATCTGCCACTGCATTCGACTTCAACAATATGCCAATCTCACCATCTCTTCCTTCAAATGAAGGGTCTACTTGAATAACCGGAGTGCCTTCTGTAGTTTCCGAGGACTGATATTCTTTTAGGCCAGTGATCCCAGCCTCAAATAACCATGCTTCAATCAAAGTGACATCCTCAGCTCTACTGCACAACCAGATGTAGGTTCCATGTTAAATTAGTGACAAAGGCATTGTGACAAAAGTTCATAAATTATTCTAGAAGTACTGAATAATAGACAAAGGCATAGTGACAAAATTCACAAACATTACGTTATATCAAGAAAATTGTGtgtcatttttccttttactttttatcccatcaatatcattattttcttgaaaactatTGGTACTTTTGTACTCTGCAGCattgttgttacttgttaggACAACAATAGCAGAAGTTAAGTGATGCATGCAGGCTGGTCAACAATATGTAGCTTACGcattatgaaaaacaaaatttatatattagcTATCAGTTAATGTGTAATGACTCTCTCTTTTTAGCAAATCCGAGCTTGTTCGATTTCctattcttttgcttttgtttataTGCACCAGATATTTGTGTCCAAAGTTCTGGCTTATTAACAATgtttaataatttctaaattcgTGCTGATATGAACCCTTTATTCCTTACTATTCAATGCCGTActaaaaaattttctctccacCAATAATGTCTTACTTTTTAGTATGTTTGAGTTATAATTATAACTTAATATCTAGTACCTATTGCATTAtccattatattttattgattaaatttgaaattgaaaaattcacaTTTGGGTGAGATGTCAAACATATTAATTATGAACAGTTGCGGTTTTAGGAATTTTGTTTGGAGggtcattaaatttttttaataaaaacaaaaacttgaatatattgagttatcaacaaaaaaaaaaaaaataataataataatacatgaagttttatgattttcttctacaaattttcaaattttgaattgttatatGATAATTCATTATGAGTATCTATTGCCAATGTGGGTAGCTATGAGCCTATgagtattttattttgttaagtttatctaacaattttatttttatgcagttgttattatctatttgttattgtttttataaaaatattttaaactaaatgactaaactaaactcattagctttgtattaattattgacgcaCATAACTacacttatttatatataaaattatacattatgtGTCTACTTAACCAATTAGATGCTTGGACAAACACTAattaactttacaattttttttcttaaattttactaactttataacaaaaagttattataacatgataacaacaTACACATATGTAAGAAACCatctctatttcctaattattaaattatataaatttatattatatttatatcatACACACAAACGTCCACACACATcataattcacacaaataacattataacaaaaagtaatgcaCATAATCAATATTAGACACACTcacacataatataaatttataaaaaagagtGACACTTACAATTCACAAACACCTACTCTTTACTCTTAGAGTTGGAAATACTTATAATAAGGATGTGTAAAATTTAAGTCaggtgtgcaaaaatatttttgaaaataaattaaagtattaaactaacaaaaaaaaatttatatatataatttttttttttttttggggttgaagtcaggggttcatttgaaccccttgaATATATAGAGTAGTGTTGCCTCAGACTATGAACGAGTACTAACTAATAAGAATGGAAGTTTACAGATGAATTAATGTATCATGCTAATAGAGTAGACCTTCCATCAATCCAGTGCACTAGAGTAGTTGATGTGACAGAAAACTGACACGTTGTTAATTTTGGACGTGTTATGTTCAATACTCAAATATATGGACAGAAGCCAAATacgtttttttatatatatatatatatatatatatatatatttgacaaatTCACATTTGGGTGAGACGCCAAACATGTTAACTATGAACGAGTAGTAACTAATAAGAATGGAAAGTTTATAGATGAATTAATGTATCATGCTGACAGTATAGACCTTTCATCTAGTGCACTAGAGCAGTTGATGAGATAGGAGATTGACATGTTGCTAATTTTGGACGTGTTATGTTTAGTACTTAAATGTATGGATGGAAGGCAAACacgtttttatatatatatatatatatatatatatatatatatagacacacacacactcctACATTCAAAAAGATGTATTATATCTCAGTTTTTAAAAACCGAACCAAACCGACCGGTTGAACCAAGAATCGAAGACCAGTCCCGTCCCAAAAAAAGCCTAAACTCAGTGAATAACTGGAAAAATCAGTCAAAAATTGGTAAAAATCAAGAACTGGAGACAAATTCGGTTCTGTCCCTGatccgatttttaaaaccatgtatctcatcttttttttattgaataaaataacaTGTAGCAACTAACAACTAACAAGAATggaagtttatatataaattaatgcaTCATATGCAGACAGAGTATACCTCTTGACAAGGCTTCCATATAGTGTGCTAGAGCACTTGATGGGATAAGAGACTGACATGTGGCTAATTTCAGATATGTATCATGCACAGTACTCGAATGCACGATACATAAGCCAAAtacgtttatatatatatatatatatatatacacacacttcaATGTTTAAAAGGATGTATTATACCTCTTTATTCTTGAATAAACTAACATTCAGTAATgtatatctcttttttcttgaataaactAACATGTAGTAACTAATAAGAATGGAAGTTTATAGACGAATTAAAGCATCATGCCAATAGAGTAGACCTCCAGGGCAAGGTCATCCAATGCACTGCAGCAATTGATGGGAGAGGAGATTGGCACGTGACTAATTTTGAACAAGTGTCATGTCCGGTACTTAAATGCACGGGACAGATGCCAAACttgtttatatgtatatatactatatctcttttttcttgaataaactAACATGGCTTCACAATTgggaagaagaaataaattctTCGATATCAACTGAAGAAAGCCTCAAGATTGACTACTTGGAGGCATGTTAATAAGCATATTCACAAAGAAAAGGACATAATAAACATACCTTAAAGTTACAGTAGCATCATCTCCGGCTTTTTCAAAACGATCATCTTTTTCAATCTCTAGGGGAGAAGCTCCTTGAAGATCCTTAGCCAGCTTATCAGTATGATCATTTTTGGGACATTCATCAACCTTCTCAACCATCACTACAAGAtatcatataaaaagaaaaccatagTGCAATTCAATCAGACCCCACATAAATAATGTTCGTATCGCGCTCTTTAAATTCCATGAAGAATCAAACATACCAGGAGTAGCCAATGTGGTTGCTAGAGGAACTGTTAGCTCGCTCCTCTTAGGCTCTACATGAATGGGTTTCATCCAATATCTTCCTTCGCTAGTACCTGTCAAAGTTACTCCAAAAAGTAATGAAACTAAATGTATGCGAGAGCCAATTTGTAGGCCAATCATAATATTTATGCATATAATTAAGACCACCATGAAATTAGCAAAATCATTATaatcatcatcaccaacaacaacaacaaacacaaagaaaaactaCTTAATTGGTTTTGTTTAGATTGAGAAAATAGTTTCTGTAAgaacctgaattttttttttattacttgaaACCCTTTTATCATgagtttttaaagaaagaataatatctaagatcaaaaaaagaaagaataatatCTCTTTGCTGGAtttggaaacaaacaaaaaaacaaaaacccctTCTGCAATGAAGCTTTGTTccactttaataaataaaaaaataaggctACCCCtcgtaaaaaatttaaaaaaaaaaaaaaaaaaccaaaaacttaGGCAACTAAATATTacagtgtatatatatattatgcatcAGGACAATAACCAAGTGTATGATCAGTAAGAACATAaacaagtaaaaggaaaaagaatgaaaaagaagaaaaaagaaaaataccatTTAGCTGAGAGAttgcagaagaagaagaagatgaaacaAGTGTGAAAGAAGAGGCAGCAACAGACAAAGACAAAAGAAGGAATTCTAGCTAGCAAAGCACGCTTCTCTCTCTGTCACTGTCATTCTTTCTTTGTGTCTCGTGGGTTAAATAACTATTCAGGTGGGAGGGAGAGTAGTGGTATTGTTAGGTTCGTTGAACCTAGACACTTCCCTGGGATGGTACGAATCCTATTAACAGTACTTTGAGACTTGAGAGTCATAGGACACGCGGATATGTCCAAGCATGCACAGATGCACTACTCTCTCCTCGTAAGCCAGCTTCATTGCTCCCCAACCTCTTTTTACAAAGAAGAATAAATAAAGTCTTCAATGTTGGATGGTCAAGATCACTCAACATCTCaacaagtattttattttattttttcatttttttcaaggCAATTTGTACTCTAATTCCAATCAGattaaaatttgcaaaatgTCTGGTGTAACAATTTTCTAATTTCTTGACAGGAACAGGAAGCATGTgtgtaaatttttgttgtttaattgGGATTCCTATTAAATAATGTATCTCCAGGTTGGCACTCTAatttcttaacaattatttgaaaaatattctctctatcTCACTAATTTCATTGttaagatttttgtttttgcatttaataGTGTGCACACTCATTCATCAATATACCtttaaattgacaaaatttagtCTAAGCCCTAAATTGAGTTAATTGAATTTAAAGGATGGTAGAGTGTTTAAGTTTTTCAGCTTTAATTTGTTGTAATTACTTGATTATCTTTAATAAGATAATCAAGAGGGGGAGCGTGAGCTAAAGCGGTTATTAGGTTAAAGACTCAATCTTATTATTAGGAAGTAGCTGCAAGAAGTAGAGTTAGTCTGGAAGCCTTCTTTTTGGCTCTCGTGTGAGGGTTGTCATAACTTGTGTGTTATCTACTGTTGGTCATGTTGGGACCAAAGAAAAGTAGAAGCTTCAACTGTGTCAATAGCATTCTAACTAAAGTACACGACCTCCAAAATCAACATCTACAACCCGTCGCTACCCTTCGCCCTTTCAATGTTCATCTTCCCGTGTGAGGATGATCTACTTAAAGCCAGTGATAGGGAAAGAGCAGAGACTCAGAATAGAAACTGGCGGGGTTACCTCAATGTCAGGATTTTCACCAAAGAGTTGACTTCGACGGTGCGATGGATAAGGTATCCAGAAACCCCGCTTTCGAACATCTTCTAACCAATGGCTGTCTGTCCAAAAGAAAGACCCTAGGAATATGGCTAAAAGCGTGATTCCGCCTATCTCTTTtacaaatatcactttttcaatATTGTTACCAATCTATTGCTAACATAGGTATAAAAAGCCTTAACTACCCATTCATGTCATGTTTGGAGTTTCTAGGCCCGATTCTTTGGTTCGTAACGATCAAAATGAACCATCCACAAGATAgagatagtatttaattaatgcCATGCAAACAAAAGGAAAGACTTTAGATTTGCTAGCTCGGTAAGAACAATCGGAATACAAGGACGCAAGGACGAAAACCCAATCACGAGGGGGAAAAGCACCCCGGAGGAAATAGCCTTATATTCGATCAATGACGAGCAGAGGGGCCTTTTCTTGCTCGTTAGCGCCCGCTTACCcctattttcttagttttttcaTAAAGGAACTCAAGTTTAGCCTTTTGACAACCTTACTAATAGAAAGGGGCTAGCGCACAATGGCTTTCTCTGATATGGGCTCACTTCTTCAAGTGCACCAGCTGAAAAAGCCCCTTccctttttcaaaataataaggTTCATAGCTCCAACCTAAACAAGACATTTTTATGCCCTTTTTTAAGGTTGGGTTACTGGATACGGGATCCTCATAGTAGGCTAGACCAACATCCAACTGAGAGAGGATCATATGAGACAGAATGATCTACAATCCAAAGCCTATGCTGTGTGTGTAGCATTTAGggatggcaacgggtcgggttcgggccgggtttttccATACCCGGACCCGACCTGCGGGTCTTAGCCTGCGGCCCGGACCCGGCCCGTTTACTAAACGGATTTTTTTCCGGGGCCCGAACCCGCCCCCGCAGGGCTCCACGGGCCCTGTTTAGGCCAACCAGATTTGggcccaacccaaa of Quercus lobata isolate SW786 chromosome 8, ValleyOak3.0 Primary Assembly, whole genome shotgun sequence contains these proteins:
- the LOC115954416 gene encoding aquaporin SIP1-1-like → MGVVKEAIGDALLTSLWVFSTPLMGVLTTIIATYLGVQANPLAGFFITTNISTILVLSFSIIGAALGGASFNPSTTLSFYTAGLKPESSLISLAARFPAQAAGGVGGAKAILQLMPSQYKPRLKGPFLRVDLHTGAIAEGVLTFLINFTILFIVIRGPKNPLLKVWLIAVATMGLVVAGSGYTGPSMNPANAFGWAFVNDRHNSWEHFYVYWICPFAGSALAASIFRFLFLSPIKQKKA
- the LOC115954972 gene encoding 5'-adenylylsulfate reductase 1, chloroplastic-like isoform X2; the protein is MKPIHVEPKRSELTVPLATTLATPVMVEKVDECPKNDHTDKLAKDLQGASPLEIEKDDRFEKAGDDATVTLRAEDVTLIEAWLFEAGITGLKEYQSSETTEGTPVIQVDPSFEGRDGEIGILLKSNAVADVENQEYWSFLLAINVLFNSIPFHGYNSFGYEKEGMWWWEETDQAKECGLYKAMELDHLTVF
- the LOC115954972 gene encoding 5'-adenylylsulfate reductase 1, chloroplastic-like isoform X1; protein product: MKPIHVEPKRSELTVPLATTLATPVMVEKVDECPKNDHTDKLAKDLQGASPLEIEKDDRFEKAGDDATVTLSRAEDVTLIEAWLFEAGITGLKEYQSSETTEGTPVIQVDPSFEGRDGEIGILLKSNAVADVENQEYWSFLLAINVLFNSIPFHGYNSFGYEKEGMWWWEETDQAKECGLYKAMELDHLTVF